One genomic segment of Alicycliphilus denitrificans K601 includes these proteins:
- a CDS encoding Bug family tripartite tricarboxylate transporter substrate binding protein has product MSLHRRTALRALLGSGLAALGAATAPAARAQAFPSRTIKFVVPFGPGSGTDTSARYFAKKLQDLTGQAVVVENKPGANGFLAVKQVLAAPADGYTVFIGSNSTLAVNAALFKELPYDPVKDFSPLTMMMRSPAMLVVPPAAPYGDLKGLLAHARANPGKVNFGAGSAGYQLMGELLNDMAGVQTVHVPFKSAGETMTAVASGTVDYAFAEVTAVLELARGGRLKILAVAADKRVGNAPEVPTMGEAGLSGFEAYTWVGAMVPARTPAAETARLAELFTAISKMDETRAFYERLGAAPMTGGPAQMHDFQRKEIALWKRIVTQAKVPLQ; this is encoded by the coding sequence ATGTCATTGCACCGCAGAACCGCCCTGCGCGCCCTGCTGGGTTCCGGCCTCGCGGCCCTGGGCGCCGCCACGGCGCCGGCCGCCCGGGCGCAGGCCTTTCCGTCCAGGACCATCAAGTTCGTCGTGCCCTTCGGGCCCGGCAGCGGCACCGACACCTCGGCGCGCTACTTCGCCAAGAAGCTGCAGGACCTCACGGGCCAGGCCGTGGTGGTGGAGAACAAGCCCGGCGCCAACGGCTTCCTGGCGGTCAAGCAGGTGCTTGCCGCGCCGGCCGACGGCTACACCGTGTTCATCGGCAGCAACTCCACGCTGGCCGTGAACGCGGCGCTGTTCAAGGAGCTGCCCTACGACCCGGTGAAGGATTTCTCGCCCCTGACCATGATGATGCGCTCGCCCGCCATGCTGGTGGTGCCGCCGGCCGCACCCTATGGCGACCTCAAGGGCCTGCTGGCGCACGCCCGGGCGAACCCGGGCAAGGTGAACTTCGGCGCCGGGTCGGCCGGCTACCAGCTCATGGGCGAGCTGCTCAACGACATGGCCGGCGTGCAGACCGTGCACGTGCCCTTCAAGAGCGCGGGCGAGACCATGACCGCCGTGGCCTCGGGCACGGTGGACTATGCGTTCGCCGAGGTCACGGCCGTGCTGGAGCTGGCCAGGGGCGGGCGCCTGAAGATACTGGCCGTGGCGGCCGACAAACGCGTGGGCAACGCGCCCGAGGTACCGACCATGGGCGAGGCGGGATTGAGCGGCTTCGAGGCCTACACCTGGGTGGGCGCCATGGTGCCCGCCAGGACGCCCGCGGCCGAGACGGCCCGGCTGGCCGAGCTGTTCACCGCCATCTCGAAGATGGACGAGACGCGCGCCTTCTACGAGCGCCTGGGCGCCGCGCCCATGACGGGCGGGCCCGCGCAGATGCACGATTTCCAGCGCAAGGAGATCGCGCTGTGGAAGCGCATCGTCACCCAGGCCAAGGTGCCGCTGCAATAG
- a CDS encoding acyl-CoA dehydrogenase family protein has protein sequence MSTLDSLALTRIPPEDEALRAEVRAFLAEAIKTLPAHVRARSWGGYSTELSRKLGERGWIGVTLPREYGGGGRSAFTRYVLVEEYLNCGAPVGSHWIADRQSAPLILKYGTEAQKRFYIPRVCRGEAFFCIGMSEPNSGSDLASVKTRAVPNDKGFLLNGQKIWTTNAHHCQYMIALVRTSGAPEDRHKGLSQVIVDLQLPGVTVRPIEDLSGDSHFCEVFFDNVQLAPDALIGAEGQGWEQVTAELAFERSGPERLFSSIVLFDQWLDWVRTPRGRTEPAQRLAGKVLTQLAPLRAMSVAIQEKLVRGESPIVEAALVKELGTTLEQFIPAAIADDLFAREAEDVPVELLMTLKYVTEASPSFSLRGGTRDILRGMIARGLGLR, from the coding sequence ATGAGCACCCTGGATTCGCTTGCGCTCACGCGCATACCGCCCGAGGACGAGGCCCTGCGCGCCGAGGTGCGCGCCTTCCTCGCCGAGGCCATCAAAACCCTGCCCGCGCACGTGCGCGCCCGTTCCTGGGGCGGCTACAGCACGGAGCTGAGCCGCAAGCTCGGCGAGCGCGGCTGGATCGGCGTGACGCTGCCCAGGGAATACGGCGGCGGCGGGCGCAGCGCGTTCACGCGCTACGTGCTCGTGGAGGAATACCTGAACTGCGGCGCGCCCGTGGGCTCGCACTGGATCGCCGACCGCCAGAGCGCGCCGCTGATCCTGAAGTACGGCACCGAGGCGCAAAAGCGCTTCTACATCCCGCGCGTGTGCCGCGGCGAGGCGTTTTTCTGCATCGGCATGAGCGAGCCCAATTCGGGCTCGGACCTCGCCAGCGTCAAGACCCGCGCCGTGCCCAACGACAAGGGTTTTCTGCTCAACGGCCAGAAGATCTGGACCACCAACGCCCACCACTGCCAGTACATGATCGCGCTGGTGCGCACCTCGGGCGCGCCCGAGGACCGGCACAAGGGGCTGTCGCAGGTCATCGTGGACCTGCAGCTCCCCGGCGTCACCGTGCGCCCCATCGAGGACTTGTCGGGCGACAGCCATTTCTGCGAGGTGTTCTTCGACAACGTGCAGCTCGCGCCCGACGCGCTCATCGGCGCCGAGGGCCAGGGCTGGGAACAGGTCACGGCCGAGCTCGCCTTCGAGCGCAGCGGGCCCGAGCGGCTGTTCTCCAGCATCGTGCTGTTCGACCAGTGGCTCGACTGGGTGCGCACGCCCCGGGGCCGCACGGAGCCGGCGCAAAGGCTCGCGGGCAAGGTGCTCACGCAGCTCGCGCCGCTGCGCGCCATGTCGGTGGCGATCCAGGAAAAGCTGGTGCGCGGCGAAAGCCCCATCGTCGAGGCCGCGCTCGTCAAGGAGCTGGGCACCACGCTGGAGCAGTTCATCCCTGCGGCCATCGCCGACGACCTGTTCGCCCGCGAGGCGGAGGACGTGCCCGTGGAACTCTTGATGACGCTGAAGTACGTGACCGAGGCATCGCCCTCGTTCTCGCTGCGCGGCGGCACGCGCGACATCCTGCGCGGCATGATCGCGCGCGGCCTCGGGCTGCGCTGA
- a CDS encoding acyl-CoA dehydrogenase family protein, translated as MDNDLFADAARQVLADQCTPAVVRAIEAGGRAAPEAAALWAQLEATGLADALLPESQGGAGLALSQVFGVLEQCGAHALPLPLGETMVARALLAAAGVDRPAGGIALARGERTPEGGLRCALVRGGRVAHAVLAQAGDAWHLLGVAGAQEAPQALALDAALAWTPAQLQAAPAVAVDAALDLRTLQAAVLAPQMAGAAMHVFQRTLQYANERQQFGRPIGKFQAIQHQLAVMSEHVFAARMAAQLGCSGAGVRPDRLRVATAKARCSEAALAVAELAHAIHGAIGFTAEYDLQLFTRRLHAWRQAAGSESYWHDVAGQALLEHQGLTLDVVRRITDVESVL; from the coding sequence ATGGACAACGATCTGTTTGCCGACGCGGCCCGCCAGGTGCTGGCCGATCAATGCACGCCTGCGGTGGTGCGCGCCATCGAGGCCGGCGGCCGCGCCGCGCCCGAGGCCGCCGCGCTCTGGGCGCAGCTGGAGGCCACGGGCCTGGCCGACGCGCTGCTGCCCGAAAGCCAGGGCGGCGCGGGCCTTGCGCTGTCGCAGGTCTTCGGCGTGCTGGAGCAATGCGGCGCGCACGCGCTGCCGCTGCCGCTGGGCGAGACCATGGTGGCGCGCGCGCTGCTTGCGGCCGCTGGCGTGGACCGGCCCGCGGGCGGCATCGCGCTGGCGCGCGGCGAGCGCACGCCGGAGGGCGGCCTGCGCTGCGCCCTGGTGCGCGGCGGCCGCGTGGCGCATGCGGTGCTGGCGCAGGCCGGCGACGCCTGGCACCTGCTGGGCGTGGCCGGCGCGCAGGAGGCGCCCCAGGCGCTGGCGCTCGACGCCGCGCTGGCCTGGACGCCCGCGCAGCTGCAGGCCGCGCCCGCGGTGGCCGTGGACGCCGCGCTCGACCTGCGCACCCTGCAGGCCGCCGTGCTCGCGCCGCAGATGGCCGGCGCGGCGATGCACGTCTTCCAGCGCACGCTGCAGTACGCCAACGAGCGCCAGCAGTTCGGCCGCCCCATCGGCAAGTTCCAGGCCATACAGCACCAGCTGGCCGTGATGAGCGAGCATGTGTTCGCCGCGCGCATGGCCGCGCAGCTGGGCTGCAGCGGCGCCGGCGTGCGGCCCGACCGCCTGCGCGTGGCGACGGCCAAGGCGCGCTGCAGCGAGGCGGCGCTGGCCGTCGCCGAGCTCGCCCACGCCATCCACGGCGCCATCGGCTTCACCGCCGAATACGACCTGCAGCTGTTCACGCGCCGCCTGCACGCCTGGCGCCAGGCGGCGGGCAGCGAGTCCTACTGGCACGACGTGGCCGGCCAGGCGCTGCTGGAGCACCAGGGGCTGACGCTGGACGTGGTGCGCCGCATCACGGACGTGGAAAGCGTGCTTTGA
- a CDS encoding crotonase/enoyl-CoA hydratase family protein has protein sequence MAFLTLERDGAILTVTMNQPETRNALTGNTAVQEFVQLCDDVRKDAGVKVIILTGAGPIFSSGGNVKDMKRFFDDALTPDLIREEYRQGIQRIPQALYNLDVPVICAVNGPAIGAGLDLTCMCDIRIAAETATFAESFVRVGIVPGDGGAWLLPRAVGMAKAAEMAFTGEAINAQEALACGLVSRVVPAGELLPTARALAGRIAANPGAVMRMTKRLLREGQLATLDSLLELSAGCQAIAHKTADHREAVTAFIEKRAPRFQ, from the coding sequence ATGGCCTTCCTGACCCTAGAGCGCGACGGCGCCATCCTGACCGTCACCATGAACCAGCCCGAAACGCGCAACGCCCTCACCGGCAACACGGCGGTGCAGGAATTCGTGCAGCTGTGCGACGACGTGCGCAAGGACGCGGGCGTGAAGGTGATCATCCTCACTGGCGCCGGCCCCATCTTCAGCTCGGGCGGCAACGTCAAGGACATGAAGCGCTTCTTCGACGACGCGCTCACGCCCGACCTGATCCGCGAGGAATACCGCCAGGGCATACAGCGCATCCCGCAGGCGCTGTACAACCTCGACGTGCCGGTGATCTGCGCCGTCAACGGCCCGGCCATCGGCGCGGGGCTGGACCTGACCTGTATGTGCGACATCCGCATCGCAGCGGAGACGGCCACCTTCGCCGAGAGCTTCGTGCGCGTGGGCATCGTCCCTGGCGACGGCGGCGCCTGGCTGCTGCCGCGCGCCGTTGGCATGGCCAAGGCGGCCGAGATGGCCTTCACCGGCGAGGCCATCAATGCACAAGAAGCGCTGGCCTGCGGCCTCGTGAGCCGCGTGGTGCCCGCCGGCGAGCTGCTGCCCACGGCCCGTGCCCTGGCCGGAAGAATAGCCGCCAACCCCGGCGCCGTGATGCGCATGACCAAGCGCCTGCTGCGCGAGGGCCAGCTCGCCACGCTGGACTCGCTGCTGGAACTGTCGGCCGGCTGCCAGGCCATCGCCCACAAGACGGCCGACCACCGCGAGGCCGTCACCGCCTTCATCGAAAAGCGCGCGCCGCGCTTTCAGTGA
- the pssA gene encoding CDP-diacylglycerol--serine O-phosphatidyltransferase: MASPHKRFSMIREFHLADWFTLGNAVCGVGALFSSMTYLETADLRHVYFACALVLAALVFDVLDGRIARWRQKSSAMGRELDSLADVISFGVAPAIIAYACGMQGLYDRIVLAFFVACGVSRLARFNITAETLAEGPSGKVKYFEGTPIPTSIVLVGLLALAASMGAVREHLWLGRMMIGGFTLHPLVLLFALSGSLMISRIRIPKL, encoded by the coding sequence ATGGCTTCTCCCCACAAACGCTTCTCGATGATCCGCGAGTTCCACCTCGCGGACTGGTTCACGCTGGGCAACGCGGTGTGCGGCGTGGGGGCGTTGTTCTCCAGCATGACCTACCTGGAGACAGCGGACCTGCGCCACGTCTACTTCGCCTGCGCGCTGGTGCTCGCGGCGCTGGTGTTCGACGTGCTGGACGGGCGCATCGCGCGCTGGCGGCAGAAGAGCTCGGCCATGGGGCGCGAGCTCGACTCGCTGGCCGACGTGATCTCCTTCGGCGTGGCGCCGGCCATCATCGCCTACGCCTGCGGCATGCAGGGGCTGTACGACCGCATCGTGCTCGCCTTCTTCGTGGCCTGCGGCGTCTCGCGCCTGGCGCGCTTCAACATCACGGCCGAGACCCTGGCCGAAGGCCCCTCGGGCAAAGTCAAGTACTTCGAGGGCACGCCCATCCCCACCTCCATCGTGCTCGTGGGCCTGCTCGCGCTGGCCGCCTCCATGGGCGCGGTGCGCGAGCACCTGTGGCTGGGCAGGATGATGATCGGCGGCTTCACGCTGCACCCGCTGGTGCTGCTGTTCGCGCTGTCGGGCTCGCTGATGATCAGCCGCATCCGTATCCCCAAGCTGTAA
- a CDS encoding TonB-dependent receptor domain-containing protein: MSNLYTGGLLPTPSIAGISNPLRSYQESRLTSVAVADTPALLDDRLLVTLGLRHQKVQGQSYNFMTGATSGPFYDKSATTPLAGAVFKLRPNWSLYASYVEGLSRGETAPVSAAIANPGEVMPPYRSKQKEIGAKFDHGGFLATVGLFELTKPSAAVSATAALVGKRAIGVPRSQLNLGAEWDAGFAPGLALTDRMVHTAKTYADAVNTLQVAGWTRCCCA, translated from the coding sequence ATGTCCAACCTCTACACGGGCGGACTGCTGCCCACGCCGTCCATCGCCGGCATCAGCAACCCGCTGCGCTCGTACCAGGAGAGCCGGCTCACCAGCGTGGCGGTGGCCGACACCCCAGCGCTGCTGGACGACCGGTTGCTTGTGACCCTGGGCCTGCGCCACCAGAAGGTGCAGGGCCAGAGCTACAACTTCATGACCGGTGCCACCAGCGGCCCCTTCTACGACAAGAGCGCCACCACGCCGCTGGCGGGCGCGGTGTTCAAGCTGCGGCCGAACTGGTCGCTGTACGCGAGCTACGTCGAGGGCCTGTCGCGCGGCGAGACCGCGCCCGTGAGCGCGGCCATCGCCAACCCGGGCGAGGTGATGCCGCCGTACCGCTCCAAGCAGAAGGAGATCGGCGCGAAATTCGACCATGGCGGCTTCCTGGCGACGGTGGGACTGTTCGAGCTGACCAAGCCCAGCGCGGCCGTCTCGGCCACCGCCGCTCTCGTGGGCAAGCGGGCCATCGGCGTGCCCAGGTCGCAGCTCAACCTGGGCGCCGAGTGGGACGCGGGCTTCGCGCCGGGGCTCGCGCTCACGGACCGCATGGTCCATACCGCCAAGACCTACGCGGACGCCGTCAACACGCTGCAGGTCGCGGGCTGGACGCGCTGCTGCTGTGCCTGA
- a CDS encoding PepSY domain-containing protein codes for MAHGGRHHGQHQHAGPHHPGDLAAGPDGRDDRALQGGPAAGHPPRTLKGGTPVTSRLLKPALVDAQTGVLTASHDMPWYVKTLFLSQPLHFGDYGGLPLKILWTLLDLAAIVVLGSGLYLWLRKPKAAPVPGTEAEPDEELAPLAAMEAKT; via the coding sequence GTGGCTCACGGTGGTCGGCATCACGGGCAGCATCAACACGCTGGACCGCATCATCCTGGCGATCTGGCAGCAGGACCAGATGGCCGAGATGACCGCGCCCTACAAGGAGGGCCTGCCGCCGGTCACCCGCCCCGCACACTCAAGGGCGGCACGCCGGTCACCTCGCGCCTGCTCAAGCCCGCGCTGGTGGACGCGCAGACCGGCGTGCTGACCGCCTCGCACGACATGCCGTGGTACGTCAAGACGCTGTTCCTGTCGCAGCCGCTGCACTTCGGCGACTACGGTGGGCTGCCGCTGAAGATTCTGTGGACGCTGCTCGACCTCGCGGCCATCGTCGTGCTCGGCAGCGGCCTGTACCTGTGGCTGCGCAAGCCCAAGGCGGCACCCGTGCCGGGCACCGAAGCAGAGCCGGATGAGGAACTGGCGCCCCTGGCGGCGATGGAGGCCAAGACATGA
- the minC gene encoding septum site-determining protein MinC, translated as MAVDTAGQARTHLDLKSAQLSVVALVLKTADVSAVAAELAARRADDPEFFDNDPVLIDLSAVQGEEQPIDFAALVQALRSHRTQPVAVRGGSPAQMAAAHAAGLIAAPDVPAARAQPRESGAVREVVREVVREVQVEVPVQVEVPVQAPAPGALVVDKPLRSGQQVYARGSDLVVMAVVSFGAEVIADGNIHVYAPLRGRAIAGARGDTSARIFTTCLEPQLVSVAGIYRTTETELPDNVRGKPAQVRLDGEKLLIEPL; from the coding sequence ATGGCCGTTGACACGGCGGGCCAGGCCCGCACCCATCTAGACCTCAAGAGCGCCCAGCTGTCCGTGGTGGCCCTGGTGCTCAAGACCGCCGACGTTTCCGCCGTTGCCGCGGAACTGGCCGCCCGCAGGGCCGACGACCCCGAGTTCTTCGACAACGACCCGGTGCTGATCGACCTGTCGGCCGTGCAGGGCGAGGAGCAGCCCATCGACTTCGCCGCGCTGGTGCAGGCGCTGCGCAGCCACCGCACCCAGCCCGTGGCCGTGCGCGGCGGTAGCCCCGCGCAGATGGCCGCCGCCCATGCCGCCGGCCTGATCGCCGCGCCCGACGTGCCTGCGGCGCGCGCGCAGCCGCGCGAGAGCGGTGCCGTGCGCGAGGTGGTCCGCGAGGTCGTGCGCGAAGTGCAGGTGGAAGTGCCCGTGCAGGTGGAAGTGCCCGTGCAGGCGCCCGCGCCCGGCGCGCTGGTGGTGGACAAGCCGCTGCGCTCGGGGCAGCAGGTCTACGCGCGCGGCTCCGACCTGGTCGTGATGGCCGTGGTCAGCTTCGGCGCCGAGGTGATCGCCGATGGCAACATCCACGTCTATGCGCCGCTGCGCGGACGCGCCATCGCCGGCGCGCGCGGCGACACCAGCGCCCGCATCTTCACCACCTGCCTGGAGCCGCAGCTGGTCTCCGTGGCAGGCATCTACCGCACCACCGAGACCGAGCTGCCCGACAACGTGCGCGGCAAGCCGGCCCAGGTGCGGCTGGACGGCGAAAAGCTGCTCATCGAGCCGCTGTAA
- the minD gene encoding septum site-determining protein MinD, producing MAKIVVVTSGKGGVGKTTTSAAFASGLALAGHKTAVIDFDVGLRNLDLIMGCERRVVYDLINVIQGEANLNQALIKDKQCENLFVLAASQTRDKDALTQEGVEKVLKDLADMGFDYIVCDSPAGIESGALMAMHFADEALLVTNPEVSSVRDSDRILGMLGSKTKRAIEGKDPIKEHLLITRYNPNRVQDGQMLGLEDIQDILRIKLIGVVPESESVLQASNQGLPAIHLAGTDVSEAYKDVVARFLGEDKPLRFTDAAKPGFFKRIFGGR from the coding sequence ATGGCCAAAATCGTCGTCGTGACCTCCGGCAAGGGGGGCGTGGGCAAGACCACCACCAGTGCCGCTTTTGCATCGGGCCTGGCGCTCGCCGGCCACAAGACCGCCGTCATCGACTTCGACGTCGGGCTGCGCAACCTGGACCTCATCATGGGCTGCGAGCGCCGCGTGGTGTACGACCTGATCAACGTGATCCAGGGCGAGGCCAACCTCAACCAGGCGCTGATCAAGGACAAGCAGTGCGAGAACCTGTTCGTGCTCGCCGCCAGCCAGACGCGCGACAAGGACGCTCTCACGCAGGAGGGCGTGGAAAAGGTGCTCAAGGACCTGGCGGACATGGGCTTCGACTACATCGTCTGCGACTCGCCCGCCGGCATTGAGAGCGGCGCCCTCATGGCCATGCACTTCGCCGACGAGGCGCTGCTGGTGACCAACCCCGAGGTGTCCTCGGTGCGCGACTCCGACCGCATCCTGGGCATGCTCGGCAGCAAGACCAAGCGCGCCATCGAGGGCAAGGACCCCATCAAGGAGCACCTCCTGATCACGCGCTACAACCCCAACCGCGTGCAGGACGGCCAGATGCTGGGCCTGGAGGACATCCAGGACATCCTGCGCATCAAGCTCATCGGCGTGGTCCCCGAGTCCGAGAGCGTGCTGCAGGCCTCCAACCAGGGCCTGCCGGCCATCCACCTGGCCGGCACCGACGTATCCGAGGCCTACAAGGACGTGGTCGCGCGCTTCCTCGGCGAGGACAAGCCCCTGCGCTTCACCGACGCGGCCAAGCCCGGCTTCTTCAAGCGCATCTTCGGCGGGAGGTAA
- the minE gene encoding cell division topological specificity factor MinE — MSLLSFLLGEKKKTAAVAKERLQIILAHERSGRNAGKPDYLPALQRELVAVISKYVKINADDLKVHFERQDDLEVLEVKIELPEAAGGK, encoded by the coding sequence ATGTCCCTGCTGTCCTTTCTGCTTGGCGAGAAGAAGAAGACCGCCGCGGTCGCCAAGGAGCGCCTGCAGATCATCCTGGCGCACGAGCGCAGCGGCCGCAACGCCGGCAAGCCCGACTACCTGCCCGCGCTGCAGCGCGAACTGGTGGCGGTGATCTCCAAGTACGTGAAGATCAACGCCGACGACCTCAAGGTGCACTTCGAGCGCCAGGACGACCTGGAAGTGCTCGAAGTGAAGATCGAGCTGCCCGAGGCGGCGGGCGGCAAGTAG
- a CDS encoding LysR family transcriptional regulator has product MQELGNASSEMAFFHLLVRCGSLSATARELGLTTPAVSRRLALLEQRLGVQLLNRTTRRNSLTPEGEEYLVQARRILADIEDVEHNLRRSMAEPLGLLRVNATLGFGRSHIAPVISRFCKTYPQVQIQFHLSVTPPPLTDDAFDVCIRFGEPPDARVIARKVAANRRLLCAAPAYLERHGTPRVPADLARHQCISIHHGQDAYGIWRLSAGRRTESVKVAETMVTNDGDIAVAWALDGHGILMRAEWDIDKYLRSGRLRQVLEQYSTPPADIYAVYPSRHQKARRVTAFVDFLCAELGQATPKARASPRHRR; this is encoded by the coding sequence ATGCAGGAACTCGGCAACGCTTCGTCGGAGATGGCGTTCTTCCATCTGTTGGTGCGCTGCGGCAGCCTGTCCGCCACCGCACGCGAATTGGGGCTGACCACGCCGGCGGTGAGCCGCAGGCTTGCCCTGCTGGAGCAGCGGCTGGGCGTTCAATTGCTCAACCGCACCACCCGCCGCAACTCGCTCACGCCCGAAGGCGAGGAGTACCTGGTGCAAGCGCGGCGCATCCTGGCGGACATCGAAGACGTTGAGCACAACCTGCGCCGCTCGATGGCCGAACCGCTCGGCCTGCTGCGCGTGAACGCGACGCTGGGTTTCGGGCGCAGCCACATCGCACCGGTGATCTCGCGCTTTTGCAAGACCTATCCGCAGGTGCAGATCCAGTTCCACCTGTCGGTCACGCCTCCGCCGCTGACGGACGATGCCTTCGACGTCTGCATCCGCTTTGGCGAACCGCCGGACGCGCGCGTGATAGCCCGCAAGGTGGCGGCCAACCGGCGCCTGCTGTGCGCGGCCCCCGCATACCTGGAGCGCCATGGCACGCCGCGCGTGCCGGCCGACCTCGCGCGCCACCAATGCATCAGCATCCACCACGGCCAGGACGCCTACGGCATCTGGCGCCTGAGCGCCGGGCGGCGCACGGAGTCCGTCAAGGTGGCGGAAACGATGGTGACCAATGACGGCGACATCGCCGTGGCGTGGGCGCTGGACGGCCACGGCATCCTGATGCGCGCGGAATGGGACATCGACAAATACCTGCGCAGCGGGCGGCTGCGCCAGGTGCTGGAGCAGTATTCGACGCCTCCCGCCGACATCTACGCCGTCTACCCCTCACGGCACCAGAAGGCGCGGCGCGTTACCGCCTTCGTCGATTTCCTGTGCGCCGAACTCGGCCAGGCCACGCCCAAGGCCCGGGCCTCGCCTCGCCACCGGCGCTAG
- a CDS encoding Bug family tripartite tricarboxylate transporter substrate binding protein encodes MSHVILRLSRRSTILGLSLLPLAGYAQAYPAKPVSVVIPYSAGGTTDIVARLIAQSLAASTGKTFVAENKGGGSTTIATGAVAKAAPDGYTLLANEMTQTIIPWLFPKLSFDPIKDLLPVTVFAEAPYVLVVNSGVPAKNLRELVDLAKAQPGKLNFASGGAGSGPHIAGELLKTVAGVDMTHVPYKGSGPAVADLLGGQVDVLITAAPTVTAQMGSGRMRPLAVAHPRRLSSLPDVPTAAEAGFPDFRIANWFGLAAPKGTPAEVVAYLHAEVQKVLQRADVRDKLLAAGAEPVSMTPAEAARHVNTEARRWGELVRKAQIRLD; translated from the coding sequence GTGAGCCATGTAATCCTGCGGCTGTCGCGCAGATCCACCATCCTCGGGCTGAGCCTCCTGCCGTTGGCAGGGTATGCGCAGGCCTATCCCGCCAAACCGGTCAGCGTGGTGATTCCCTATTCCGCCGGGGGGACCACGGACATCGTCGCGCGGCTGATCGCACAGTCGCTGGCCGCCAGCACGGGCAAGACCTTCGTTGCCGAGAACAAGGGCGGTGGCAGCACCACCATCGCCACGGGCGCCGTGGCCAAGGCCGCGCCGGACGGCTACACCTTGCTGGCCAACGAGATGACGCAGACCATCATCCCGTGGCTGTTCCCCAAGCTGTCTTTCGATCCGATCAAGGATCTGCTGCCCGTGACGGTGTTCGCCGAGGCTCCCTATGTGCTCGTCGTCAATTCCGGCGTGCCGGCCAAGAATCTGCGCGAACTGGTGGATCTGGCGAAGGCGCAGCCGGGCAAGCTCAACTTCGCCTCGGGCGGCGCCGGCAGCGGCCCGCACATCGCCGGTGAACTGCTCAAGACCGTCGCTGGGGTGGACATGACCCACGTGCCCTACAAGGGCTCGGGCCCCGCCGTGGCCGATCTTCTGGGCGGGCAGGTGGACGTGCTCATCACCGCGGCGCCCACGGTGACCGCGCAGATGGGATCGGGCCGCATGCGCCCGCTGGCGGTGGCGCACCCGCGGCGCCTGTCCTCGCTGCCCGACGTGCCGACGGCAGCGGAGGCCGGGTTTCCCGATTTCCGCATTGCCAACTGGTTCGGGCTGGCCGCACCCAAGGGCACGCCGGCCGAGGTCGTCGCCTACCTGCACGCGGAGGTGCAGAAGGTGCTTCAAAGAGCCGACGTGCGCGACAAGCTCCTGGCCGCCGGCGCCGAGCCCGTGTCGATGACGCCGGCCGAGGCCGCGCGGCACGTGAATACCGAAGCGCGCCGCTGGGGCGAATTGGTGCGCAAGGCGCAGATCCGGCTGGACTGA